One segment of Gilliamella sp. ESL0441 DNA contains the following:
- the fldA gene encoding flavodoxin FldA — MKQVGIFFGSDTGNTEKVAEQIQLILGSDKADLFDIRNATKEHIEKYDYLFFGISTWYYGDPQADWEDFFPNLEQIDFNGKTVAIFGCGDQEDYAEFFCSAMGMLRDIIEPNGAKIVGHWPIEGYNFEESKGLVDDDHFIGLAIDEDRQPELTTERIQTWVKQVKAEMNI, encoded by the coding sequence ATGAAACAAGTTGGGATTTTTTTTGGTAGTGACACAGGTAATACAGAAAAAGTTGCTGAACAAATCCAACTCATTTTAGGGAGTGATAAAGCAGATCTTTTTGATATTCGAAACGCTACAAAAGAGCATATAGAAAAATATGACTACCTTTTTTTCGGCATTTCAACTTGGTATTATGGTGATCCACAAGCTGATTGGGAAGACTTTTTTCCTAACCTTGAACAAATCGATTTTAATGGAAAAACTGTTGCTATCTTTGGTTGTGGTGACCAAGAAGATTACGCTGAATTTTTCTGCAGTGCAATGGGCATGTTACGTGATATTATTGAACCTAATGGCGCAAAAATAGTTGGGCATTGGCCAATTGAAGGCTACAATTTTGAGGAATCTAAAGGTTTAGTAGATGATGACCATTTTATTGGTTTAGCTATAGATGAAGATCGTCAACCAGAATTAACCACAGAACGTATTCAAACTTGGGTTAAACAAGTTAAAGCAGAAATGAATATTTAA
- the fur gene encoding ferric iron uptake transcriptional regulator: MTNHDRDNNAALKSAGLKVTLPRLKILELLRDPSCQHITVEDLYKKLLDMGEEIGLATVYRVLNQFDDAGIVTRHNFEGGKAVFELATQQHHDHLICLDCGEVFEFRDEVINARQKEIAEQYGVKLTFHSLYLYGHCDSGNCKKHPELHTKK, translated from the coding sequence ATGACAAATCATGATAGAGATAATAATGCAGCGCTGAAAAGTGCGGGTTTAAAGGTTACATTACCTCGTTTAAAAATACTAGAATTGCTGCGTGACCCTTCGTGCCAGCATATTACCGTAGAAGATCTTTATAAAAAGTTACTTGATATGGGAGAGGAAATCGGTCTTGCTACCGTTTATCGCGTGCTGAATCAATTTGATGATGCAGGGATTGTCACTCGCCATAACTTTGAAGGTGGGAAAGCAGTTTTTGAACTTGCAACACAACAACATCATGACCATTTAATTTGTTTAGATTGTGGTGAAGTCTTTGAATTCCGTGATGAAGTGATCAATGCGAGGCAAAAGGAAATCGCTGAACAATATGGTGTGAAATTAACTTTTCATAGCCTTTATCTTTATGGTCATTGTGATTCCGGTAACTGCAAAAAACACCCTGAACTTCATACTAAAAAATAA
- a CDS encoding septation protein A, whose translation MKQLLNFIPLVVFFVFLTMYDIFIGVQALMIASCVSLVIGMILYKKIDKVELISFLMVMIFGGITLATKEAIFIKWKVTIINFLFASVLLISQSIFKKNLIQKMLGKELQLDDIIWNKLNLIWIVFFILCGTFSLIATYYMSDNFFWKFKVFILPILSLLLSLISGIYIFKNIDKKDLESK comes from the coding sequence ATGAAACAGCTTTTAAACTTTATCCCGCTTGTTGTCTTTTTTGTCTTTTTGACAATGTATGATATTTTTATTGGTGTTCAAGCATTAATGATTGCATCATGTGTATCACTTGTTATTGGAATGATTTTATACAAAAAAATTGATAAAGTAGAATTAATTTCCTTTTTGATGGTGATGATTTTTGGTGGTATTACGCTCGCCACAAAAGAAGCGATATTCATAAAATGGAAAGTAACAATTATTAATTTTTTATTTGCATCTGTTCTATTAATCAGTCAATCTATATTTAAGAAAAACTTAATTCAAAAAATGTTAGGCAAAGAGTTACAATTAGATGACATTATTTGGAATAAACTGAATTTAATATGGATAGTCTTTTTTATACTTTGTGGAACGTTCAGTTTGATTGCAACTTATTATATGTCTGATAACTTTTTTTGGAAATTTAAAGTATTTATTTTACCCATTTTATCATTGTTATTATCTTTGATTTCAGGAATTTATATTTTCAAAAATATTGATAAAAAAGATCTAGAAAGTAAATAG
- the yciA gene encoding acyl-CoA thioester hydrolase YciA, with protein MRQNIESPKGQLVLRTLAMPSDTNPHGHIFGGWIMSQMDLAGGILSKEIAKNRVVTVNASSITFHKPAMVGDVVCCYAHCLKTGRTSMTIAIEVWIKKLIDTEDTTQRFRITDAVFTYVSVDKHNNPKPLPEIFQYFDCNKDPISKLNLNNS; from the coding sequence ATGAGACAAAATATTGAAAGTCCTAAAGGACAATTAGTACTAAGAACACTTGCTATGCCTTCGGATACCAATCCTCATGGACATATTTTTGGTGGTTGGATTATGTCTCAGATGGATCTCGCTGGGGGAATTTTATCGAAAGAAATAGCTAAAAACCGAGTTGTAACTGTTAATGCTAGCAGTATTACTTTTCATAAACCAGCAATGGTGGGAGATGTCGTGTGTTGTTATGCGCATTGCCTAAAAACAGGTAGAACATCAATGACTATCGCTATTGAAGTTTGGATTAAAAAATTAATCGACACAGAAGATACAACTCAACGTTTTCGTATCACGGATGCTGTTTTTACCTATGTTTCAGTTGATAAACACAATAATCCCAAGCCATTGCCTGAAATATTTCAATATTTTGATTGTAACAAAGATCCAATTAGTAAACTAAATCTTAATAATAGTTAA
- the cls gene encoding cardiolipin synthase yields the protein MQLYSFHTLVSTLIFLIYWLLIVATTLRIVFKRRPTTYVIAWMLIIYILPIVGIILYFAIGEAHLGQQRVKRAQQMRPTIAKFIQRLEDFPDIFTTKVSQVSKPIFQLCKHQTGLDGINGNHIELLSETDEIFDRLINDINQATSNIEMVFYIWNEGGRANEVENALIAATKRGVICRLMVDSAGSRHFIRTNASKRMRDAGIIIVEALKVNLLRFMFRRLDLRQHRKVAIIDNYISYTGSMNIVDPRFFKQNKHIGKWVDIMVRMNGPVTTLMGAIYASDWELETGKYLALPQITDFAEPPEDKKHIMQLIASGPGYTENMIHQVLLTAIYSAQEQIIFTTPYLVPSDDILHAVVTAAQRGVEVIIIVPKKNDSLMVKWASRAFFSELLDGGVKLYQFNDNLLHTKSVLIDNQLSLVGTVNLDMRSLWLNFEITTVIDDAEFANSLSILLQKYLSQSDPVNVSEWKKRPIWQHIIERLFYFFAPLL from the coding sequence ATGCAATTATACTCATTTCATACATTAGTTAGTACGTTGATATTTCTGATATATTGGTTGCTGATTGTTGCAACCACATTACGTATTGTCTTCAAACGAAGACCAACAACTTATGTGATTGCATGGATGTTAATTATCTATATTTTACCTATTGTTGGAATCATACTCTATTTCGCAATCGGTGAGGCACATTTAGGACAACAACGAGTAAAACGAGCTCAGCAAATGCGTCCTACTATTGCTAAATTTATTCAAAGACTTGAAGATTTTCCTGATATTTTTACAACAAAAGTTAGTCAAGTCAGCAAACCTATATTTCAATTATGTAAACATCAGACTGGACTTGATGGTATAAATGGCAACCATATTGAGCTACTGAGCGAAACTGATGAGATATTTGATCGCTTAATTAATGACATTAATCAAGCAACCTCGAATATTGAAATGGTATTTTACATTTGGAATGAAGGTGGTAGAGCCAATGAAGTTGAAAATGCACTAATCGCAGCAACAAAGCGTGGAGTAATTTGTCGTTTAATGGTGGATTCAGCTGGTAGCCGACACTTTATTAGAACCAATGCAAGTAAACGTATGCGTGATGCGGGGATCATAATTGTTGAAGCTCTTAAAGTAAATTTACTTCGTTTTATGTTTAGACGACTTGATTTACGTCAACATCGCAAAGTAGCTATCATTGATAACTATATATCTTATACTGGTAGTATGAATATTGTCGATCCACGTTTTTTTAAACAAAATAAACACATTGGTAAATGGGTCGATATCATGGTACGAATGAATGGCCCCGTTACAACATTGATGGGTGCAATATATGCCAGTGATTGGGAGTTAGAAACAGGTAAATATTTAGCCCTACCACAAATTACAGATTTTGCAGAACCGCCTGAAGACAAAAAACATATTATGCAACTTATTGCTTCAGGGCCAGGATATACTGAAAATATGATTCATCAAGTACTATTGACAGCAATCTATTCTGCACAAGAACAAATTATTTTTACTACCCCTTACTTAGTTCCTAGTGATGACATACTCCATGCTGTTGTTACCGCGGCTCAGCGAGGAGTAGAAGTTATCATTATAGTACCAAAAAAGAATGACTCTCTAATGGTTAAATGGGCCAGTCGAGCTTTCTTTTCCGAACTATTGGATGGGGGGGTCAAACTTTATCAATTTAATGATAACTTGTTACATACTAAAAGTGTACTAATCGATAATCAGCTTAGTCTTGTCGGTACGGTAAATTTAGATATGCGAAGTTTATGGCTTAATTTTGAAATTACAACGGTTATTGATGATGCTGAATTTGCAAACTCATTATCTATCCTATTGCAAAAATATTTATCACAATCCGATCCTGTCAATGTATCCGAATGGAAAAAACGCCCAATTTGGCAACATATTATTGAACGGCTATTTTACTTTTTTGCTCCGTTATTATAA
- the cpdA gene encoding 3',5'-cyclic-AMP phosphodiesterase, translated as MQSFLHLPIKNSDFGNILHITDTHLFANDNNQLLGVDSNASFLSVMDEIKSLKKQYDLIVATGDFVQDGSKEAYSLFAKQIQKLNTPCVWLAGNHDNYAYMQIIFKDYQLAENKVVLLGDNWLLILLNSQVVGQAYGYLSDLELAFLRKTLENYNDRYALVFLHHHAIESGCHWLDQHILKNSDQLKNIIQNYPKISGVGWGHIHQNQMHSWYGCKAFSTPSTCVQFKPASYEFNLSLEAPGWREIKLGKDGEIQTDVFRINSNQFQPDLSQNGY; from the coding sequence TTGCAGTCATTTTTACACCTTCCAATAAAAAATAGCGATTTCGGTAATATATTGCATATTACTGATACGCATTTATTTGCTAATGATAATAATCAGTTATTAGGTGTTGATTCAAATGCAAGTTTTCTCTCTGTTATGGATGAGATAAAATCTTTAAAAAAACAATATGATTTGATTGTAGCAACAGGTGATTTTGTACAAGATGGCTCTAAAGAAGCTTACTCGTTATTTGCAAAGCAAATCCAAAAATTAAATACGCCTTGTGTCTGGCTAGCCGGAAATCATGATAACTATGCTTACATGCAGATTATTTTTAAAGATTACCAACTAGCTGAAAATAAAGTTGTTTTATTGGGTGATAATTGGCTTTTAATTTTGTTAAATAGTCAAGTAGTAGGGCAAGCATATGGTTACTTATCTGATTTAGAGCTAGCGTTTTTACGAAAAACGCTTGAAAACTATAATGATAGATATGCTCTTGTTTTTTTACATCATCACGCTATCGAGTCAGGATGTCATTGGCTAGATCAACATATATTGAAAAATAGTGATCAATTGAAAAATATCATCCAAAACTATCCTAAAATAAGTGGAGTAGGGTGGGGGCATATACATCAAAATCAAATGCATTCTTGGTATGGTTGCAAAGCATTTTCGACACCTTCAACTTGCGTGCAATTTAAACCGGCATCCTATGAGTTTAATTTATCTTTAGAGGCACCCGGTTGGCGAGAAATTAAACTTGGTAAAGATGGAGAAATACAAACCGATGTTTTTCGAATAAATAGCAACCAGTTTCAACCCGATCTGTCTCAAAACGGCTACTAA
- the nudF gene encoding ADP-ribose diphosphatase: MKINNNPILFDKKDVFNLTKRVLYKGFFSLLEYRFQYRKFDGTKSELVSREILERGHAVVLLAYDSKRDQIVMIEQIRIAAIETQNSPWLLELIAGMMDHDNESCEDVARREAIEEAGITIGRCKPVISYLASPGGLTEKLHILVGEVDSSTAKGIHGLAEENEDIKVHVISREQAYRWVQEGVINNAASIIAIQWLQLNYALLQEEWK; this comes from the coding sequence ATGAAAATTAATAATAATCCGATCCTTTTTGACAAAAAAGATGTGTTTAATTTAACTAAACGTGTTTTATATAAAGGTTTTTTTTCTTTGCTAGAGTATCGTTTTCAATATCGTAAATTCGATGGAACTAAAAGCGAATTAGTTTCTCGAGAGATTTTAGAACGCGGTCATGCTGTAGTATTATTAGCTTATGATAGTAAGCGTGATCAAATCGTGATGATTGAGCAAATCCGTATAGCGGCTATCGAAACCCAAAATAGTCCATGGTTATTAGAACTTATTGCTGGCATGATGGATCATGATAATGAGTCATGTGAAGATGTTGCAAGACGAGAAGCCATAGAAGAAGCGGGAATAACGATAGGGCGTTGCAAACCTGTTATTAGTTATTTAGCATCGCCAGGTGGATTAACTGAAAAACTGCACATATTAGTTGGTGAAGTTGATTCCTCAACAGCTAAAGGAATTCATGGATTAGCCGAAGAAAACGAAGATATTAAAGTGCACGTAATCAGTCGAGAGCAAGCTTATCGATGGGTTCAAGAAGGAGTTATCAATAATGCTGCATCAATTATTGCAATTCAATGGTTACAGCTCAATTATGCGTTGTTACAGGAAGAATGGAAATAA